A window of Brachybacterium fresconis contains these coding sequences:
- a CDS encoding VOC family protein — protein MPNATAPHAIAPLASVSLDCPRPDDLAPFYCALLGLEEAFASPDRSVISLGGAGPMITLMRAEEFTPPRWPHGPQRAQMHLDLAAEDLEATVAAALGIGAREADVQPRPAAWRVMLDPVGHPFCLSAVRPD, from the coding sequence ATGCCGAACGCCACCGCCCCACACGCCATCGCCCCGCTCGCCTCCGTCTCGCTCGACTGCCCCCGCCCCGATGACCTGGCCCCCTTCTACTGCGCCCTGCTCGGCCTCGAGGAGGCCTTCGCGTCTCCCGACCGCAGCGTGATCAGCCTGGGCGGCGCCGGTCCGATGATCACCCTGATGCGCGCCGAGGAGTTCACTCCGCCGCGGTGGCCGCACGGACCGCAGCGGGCCCAGATGCACCTGGACCTGGCGGCCGAGGACCTCGAGGCGACCGTCGCCGCCGCCCTCGGGATCGGTGCGCGCGAAGCGGACGTCCAGCCCCGGCCCGCGGCCTGGCGGGTGATGCTCGATCCCGTCGGCCATCCCTTCTGTCTCAGCGCCGTGCGGCCCGACTGA